Proteins encoded together in one Rana temporaria chromosome 6, aRanTem1.1, whole genome shotgun sequence window:
- the LOC120943121 gene encoding uncharacterized protein LOC120943121, protein MTIFGIILLLSLHQTFSQLEVTAPASQTAIVFQSFILPCTFHMDTSSVNQQYPSIIWYFGGKELLKIDEKEKAIRKGLSFDEQAAIKGDASLTIHNVTIANQGTYKCLVIHSPYQQYREIQLIVYARPLLSILSKSIRRNKENALTCMAFGFFPPDIRITWYRDGEVLENQYMGKLNNYKDRTYQVKSFTTIPPSDDDQNKTYTCRIQHVSLPEAIQEDFQVVYEETSSTEPIVVGVVLMVLIATAIGIFFWKQTYRRAATFTLMEIDGPSKLVAGEETSLYCRATKCPENTSVTWLEKRRGKVSEIPESHEGDNEEEERLMGTQYGVISCRDGPNLTSSLTFRPSVTNHKDVTFICRYSCGKEKKEKTFHCRDIYAKLQMLQPISRSLTGSGELKYSIALEKFYPRDITLRWTHGVGAPQQALSSTETFTDNPDGTYNVCSEVTMPEELLKDPEFRVRMSWEHESLDTPGYKDLSIRDSEYPWTPVVEEIQTPNVFHDTPVTLQCHISDYFPNAVTVTWLRRCQGEELCEETDNMVTSTITPRREADNTYSCTASLTIIPTLSVHQGAEYICRVDHPSLERPIMKKTGKLVVK, encoded by the exons ATGACTATTTTCGGAATAATTCTTCTCCTCTCTCTACACCAGACTT TTTCTCAACTGGAGGTGACAGCCCCTGCTTCTCAAACAGCTATAGTATTCCAGTCTTTTATTTTACCATGTACCTTCCATATGGATACTTCTTCTGTGAACCAGCAATACCCATCAATAATCTGGTACTTTGGAGGAAAAGAGCTGCTGAAAATAGACGAAAAGGAGAAAGCGATCAGAAAGGGTCTGTCTTTCGATGAGCAAGCGGCCATAAAGGGTGACGCATCGCTGACCATTCACAACGTGACCATTGCCAACCAAGGGACTTACAAATGTTTAGTCATCCACAGTCCATACCAACAGTACAGGGAGATCCAGCTGATTGTTTATG CCAGACCTCTACTCTCCATCCTCAGCAAGAGCATCCGGAGAAATAAAGAGAATGCCCTGACCTGTATGGCCTTTGGATTCTTCCCTCCGGATATCAGGATAACGTGGTACAGagatggagaagtcctggagaatcAGTATATGGGAAAACTAAATAACTATAAAGATAGAACTTACCAAGTGAAGAGCTTTACGACAATCCCACCAAGTGACGATGATCAGAATAAAACGTATACATGCAGAATTCAACATGTTTCGCTACCAGAAGCTATACAAGAGGACTTCCAGGTTGTCTATGAAG AAACATCATCTACTGAGCCCATTGTTGTTGGTGTTGTCCTCATGGTTTTGATAGCAACTGCGATTGGTATCTTTTTCTGGAAACAAACTTACAGGAGAGCAG CTACTTTTACTTTAATGGAGATCGATGGACCTTCCAAACTGGTTGCTGGAGAAGAAACGTCTCTATACTGTAGAGCCACCAAATGCCCAGAGAACACGAGTGTGACTTGgctggagaagagaagaggaaaagtCTCTGAGATCCCAGAGTCCCATGAAGGAGATaatgaagaagaggagagacTGATGGGCACACAGTATGGGGTCATATCATGCAGAGACGGACCAAACCTCACATCTTCACTGACGTTCAGACCCAGTGTGACCAATCACAAAGATGTGACCTTCATCTGTAGATATAGCTGtgggaaagagaagaaagagaaaacaTTCCACTGCAGAGATATTTATG CAAAGCTTCAGATGTTACAGCCGATATCAAGAAGTCTAACTGGCTCTGGGGAGTTGAAGTATTCAATCGCTCTGGAGAAATTTTATCCTAGAGACATCACGCTTAGATGGACACATGGAGTGGGGGCGCCGCAACAAGCCTTATCATCCACAGAGACATTCACAGATAATCCTGATGGGACCTATAATGTCTGCAGTGAGGTCACAATGCCAGAGGAGCTCCTGAAGGATCCAGAATTCAGAGTACGGATGAGCTGGGAACACGAATCTCTGGACACACCGGGATATAAGGATCTATCTATCAGAGACTCAG aATACCCATGGACcccagtggtggaagagatacaGACACCCAACGTATTCCATGACACCCCGGTCACCCTGCAGTGTCATATCTCTGATTATTTCCCTAACGCGGTCACAGTGACCTGGCTGAGAAGATGCCAGGGTGAGGAGTTATGTGAGGAGACGGATAATATGGTTACCAGTACAATAACCCCCAGGAGAGAGGCTGACAACACATACAGCTGTACAGCCAGTCTGACCATCATCCCCACACTGAGTGTCCACCAGGGGGCAGAATACATCTGTAGGGTGGATCACCCCTCTCTGGAGAGACCCATTATGAAAAAAACTGGAAAACTTGTTGTAAAGTGA
- the LOC120943122 gene encoding tyrosine-protein phosphatase non-receptor type substrate 1-like, with protein sequence MNGRIVWLFHLLCFTGAALQMTGPSTYKARVGSIAHIPCTFTAHKLPADPKYFAVIWNLEGKHILSYDNIVTSTDPRYSLDKDRALNGSAHLTISNTFPSDGGIYTCSVIDSPVRREKEIRVKISGAALQMTGPFTYEARVGSIAHIPCTFKADKLPANPKYFAIFWYLKGKHILSYDNTVIPTDPRYSLDKDRALNGNASLTISNPSVSDGGLYTCSVNYSSFLMKRKISMTLSARPLLSMLGSVQRNRENTLTCMANRYFPNDINVTWYKDGKVLKNQSMGEPLQYDNGTYQVNSTAKITPSDDDRNKTFSCRIQHVSLQEPLQEDFQLSYEGTNNQEFQSESSSHVVIIIGIVIAVVLIIGIIAAVILCRQKRKRKGQAFGVCPLLQCPSSTDESIV encoded by the exons ATGAATGGGAGAATTGTTTGGCTTTTCCATCTTCTGTGCTTCACAG GTGCTGCTCTGCAGATGACGGGACCTTCTACATATAAAGCCAGAGTTGGATCCATTGCCCACATTCCCTGCACCTTCACAGCACATAAACTTCCTGCAGATCCCAAATATTTTGCAGTTATTTGGAATTTAGAAGGAAAACATATCCTTAGCTATGATAACATTGTGACATCAACTGATCCCAGATATTCATTGGATAAAGATCGAGCGTTGAATGGATCCGCTCATCTGACCATCTCTAATACATTCCCATCAGATGGTGGAATCTACACATGTTCAGTGATCGATAGCCCTGTACGACGGGAGAAAGAGATCAGAGTGAAAATTTCAG GTGCTGCTCTACAGATGACGGGACCTTTTACATATGAAGCCAGAGTTGGATCCATTGCCCACATTCCCTGCACCTTCAAAGCGGATAAACTTCCTGCAAATCCCAaatattttgcaattttttggtATTTAAAAGGAAAACATATCCTAAGTTATGATAACACTGTGATACCAACCGATCCCAGATATTCATTGGATAAAGATCGAGCACTGAATGGAAAtgcttctctgaccatctctaatCCATCTGTATCAGACGGCGGACTCTACACATGCTCTGTCAACTACAGTTCTTTCCTAATGAAGAGAAAGATCAGCATGACACTTTCAG CCCGACCTCTACTCTCCATGCTCGGCAGTGTCCAGAGAAATAGAGAGAACACCCTGACCTGTATGGCCAATCGATACTTTCCTAATGACATCAATGTAACGTGGTATAAAGATGGAAAAGTCCTGAAGAATCAGTCCATGGGAGAGCCACTCCAATACGACAATGGAACGTACCAAGTGAACAGCACGGCGAAAATCACACCGAGCGATGATGACCGGAACAAAACGTTCTCCTGCAGAATCCAACATGTTTCTCTACAAGAACCTCTACAGGAAGACTTCCAGCTCTCCTATGAGGGTACCAATAATCAGGAATTTCAGTCAG AGTCCTCATCTCATGTGGTCATTATTATCGGTATTGTCATAGCAGTTGTGTTGATAATTGGGATAATTGCAGCTGTCATTTTGTGTAGACAAAAACGAAAGAGAAAAG gacaagctttcggggtatgcCCACTTCTTCaatgtccaagcagtactgatgaGAGTATAGTATAG